The following coding sequences lie in one Fibrobacter sp. genomic window:
- the rpsU gene encoding 30S ribosomal protein S21, with protein sequence MNGIVVREDEAFEKALRRFTKTCERAGILSDVKKFRHYEKPSEEKKRRLNSSKRKRIREEKRMTYRTER encoded by the coding sequence ATGAACGGTATAGTTGTACGAGAAGATGAAGCTTTTGAAAAGGCACTCCGTCGCTTTACTAAAACATGCGAAAGGGCAGGAATTCTGTCTGATGTCAAAAAATTCCGCCATTACGAGAAGCCCAGCGAAGAGAAGAAAAGACGTCTGAATTCATCCAAACGCAAACGTATTCGTGAAGAAAAACGGATGACCTATAGAACCGAACGATAA
- a CDS encoding MFS transporter, whose amino-acid sequence IQALSRSYFGKMVPQSESAEYFGFYNVVSRFAVIIGPAVVGAVAFLTRKAGLESLTASRVGMSSVGILFLGGGILLMIARRYENRLTLTGKTTP is encoded by the coding sequence ATTCAGGCGCTCAGCAGGTCCTATTTTGGAAAGATGGTACCTCAGTCTGAATCTGCCGAGTATTTCGGGTTTTACAATGTAGTGAGCAGGTTTGCGGTAATAATCGGCCCTGCTGTGGTGGGGGCTGTAGCTTTCCTTACACGTAAAGCAGGGCTGGAATCACTGACTGCCTCGAGGGTAGGGATGTCCTCTGTGGGGATTCTTTTTCTCGGTGGCGGGATTCTTCTTATGATAGCAAGAAGATATGAAAATAGATTGACATTGACAGGAAAGACGACTCCGTGA
- a CDS encoding RNA methyltransferase has protein sequence METSFEVRSFDSPIPLDEYRRLPKNSLYIILDNLRSAFNVGAIFRLCDAMRVSGLFLCGYTASPPHIKLQKTSLGTIDYVPWKKFENTIDAVDYLHERGIEVWAAETASVASPYDKAEYPSALGLVFGNEALGVSMEVMQRCDRLVEIPLLGYKNSLNVATSCAVLGFKALEFMGIKKDC, from the coding sequence ATGGAAACCTCGTTTGAGGTGAGAAGTTTCGATTCTCCCATCCCCCTTGATGAATACAGGCGCCTTCCTAAAAATTCTCTTTACATAATTCTGGATAATCTCAGGAGTGCTTTCAATGTGGGAGCGATATTCAGGCTCTGTGATGCGATGCGGGTGAGCGGACTTTTTCTCTGTGGTTATACCGCATCTCCACCACACATCAAACTTCAGAAGACCTCACTTGGGACTATCGATTATGTACCCTGGAAAAAGTTCGAGAATACCATAGATGCTGTTGATTATCTGCATGAACGGGGAATAGAGGTATGGGCGGCTGAGACTGCATCAGTGGCCTCTCCTTACGACAAAGCAGAATACCCTTCCGCGCTGGGTCTTGTGTTCGGGAACGAGGCACTGGGGGTAAGCATGGAAGTGATGCAACGATGTGACAGGCTTGTGGAGATACCATTGCTGGGGTATAAGAATTCTCTTAACGTGGCTACATCCTGTGCTGTGCTGGGATTCAAGGCGCTGGAGTTTATGGGAATAAAAAAAGACTGTTAA